GCGCCCTGACACGGCTGCGCCGGAAGAAGAACGACGACGCGGCCGCCACCTCCGAGACGGAGGCCGAGGAGATCGAGGAGCCTGCCGCCCCCACCGGCCGGTAGGGCGCAGAGGCCGCGGCCCGGTTCAGGCCGGGGTCAGCGCGCCCCGGGTGTCGATCCCGATCCGTTCCAGCACCTCGCTGGTCGCGCGGGTGAAGTTCAGGCTGCAGAAATGCAGGCACGGCGCGCCCTCGGCCACCAGCCGCTGCGCCATCTCGGTGCACAGGTCGATACCGACTTCGCGGACCGCGGCCCGATCCTCCTCCGGACCGTCGCCGGCCGCCGCGGCCAGTCGCTCCGCCACGCGCTGCGGCAGCACGCTGCCGGACAGCTCCACCATGCGGCGCACCGTGGCCAGCGAGGTGATCGGCATGATGCCGGGGATGATCGGCTTGGCGCCCTGCTCCGGATCGGCGGCCACCACGCGATCGCGCAGCCGCAGGTAATCGTCGACGTCGAAGAAGATCTGGGTCACCGAGTACTCGGCGCCCGAGCGCAGCTTGCGGATCAGGTTCCCGGTGTCGGCCGCCAGATTCGGCGCCCGATGGTGCCCCTCCGGGAACGACGCCACGCCGATGTGGAAGTCACCGAGCGAGCCGATCAGCTCCACGAGCTCCGAGGCGTACGACACGCCCTCGGGATGCCGCACCCACTCGCCCAGCGGGTCGCCCGGCGGATCGCCGCGCAGCGCGAGCAGATTGGTGATGCCCTTGTCGGCGTACGCGCCGACCAGGCCGCGCAGCTCGTCGAGGCTGTGATTCACCGCGGTCAGATGCGCGACGGTGGTCAGCGTGGTCGACGTGGCCAGATCCCCCGCGATGCGCACCGTGCGGTCCCGGGTGGAACCGCCGGCGCCGTAGGTCAGCGACACGAACGCCGGGTCCATTCGCTCGAACACCCGCACCGCGTGCCACAGCCGGGCCTCGTCGGCCTCGGTCCGCGGCGGGAAGAACTCGACGGAGAAGGGCACCGGGCCGTCGTGCGGCGCGGCGAGCCGCTCGACGACGGTCGAGGGCGCGAAGGCATCGGCGGAAACGTCACTCACCCGGCCGATCTTACCGACGGGTACCGCAGTGGACCGATTTCCAGCGCCGGTTTTACGCACCGGCCGGGGCCGTCTTGACCTGCCCGGACCGCTGAGGTATCAAGCGGGTCCCGCCGCGGCCGGACCGCGGGTGACGCCCCGGTAGGCTTACCCGCGTGTTGAGTCAGCAGCAGGTGCCCGGCGCCGTGGAGGAGGTCCTGCGGGACTTCTTCGCCACCTCCGCCGCCGCTCTCGACGAGATCTCGCCGGTGGTGGCCGATGCCGGGAGCGTTCTGGCCGACTTCGTCCTCGGCGGCGGCAAGCGGATCCGGCCGCTGTTCGTGCACGCGGGCTGGCACTGCGGCCTCACCGAATGTCCGCCGTCGGGCAGACCCGCCCCGGATCGGCAGCGCGCGGAGAGCGAACCGCTGGTCGTGCGCACCGGCGCCGCGATCGAGCTGATCCAGGCGTGCGCCCTGGTGCACGACGACATCCTCGACCGCAGCGACACCCGGCGCGGACGCCCGACTGTGCATCGCCGCTTCGCGGAGCGGCACCGCGATCGGGCCTGGTCGGGAGACGACGATCACTACGGCGCCTCCGCGGCGATCCTCCTCGGCGACCTGGCGCTCGCCTGGGCCGACGATCTGGTGCACGGATACCGTCCGGTGCCCGGCGCCGTCGCCGGGGACCCCCTGCCGCCGCGCGCGGCCGGCCTGTGGTCGCTGATGCGCACCGAGGTGCTCGGCGGGCAGCTCCTCGACATCACCAACGAGGTCTCCGGCGACGAGAGCGTCGACGCCGCGTACCGGGTGATGGAGTACAAGACCGCCGCCTACACCATCGCCCGGCCGCTGGAGATCGGCGCGGCTCTGGGACGGTCGACCGGCGAGACGGCCGCCGCGTTGCGCCGGATCGGCACCGGGCTGGGTCTGGCCTTCCAGCTGCGCGACGACGTCCTCGGTGCCTTCGGCGATCCCGCCCAGACCGGCAAGCCCTCCGGCGACGATCTGGTCGCAGGCAAACGCACGGTGCTGGTGGCCCTCGCCCTCGCCGGGGCGCCCGCGGCCGACGCCGACGTGCTGCGCGGCCTGCTCGGCCGCCGGATCGACGCCGCCGAACTGGCCACCGCCCGGACGATCCTCACCGGCTCCGGTGCGCTCGCCGCCGTCGAGCAGCAGATCGACGACCATCTCACCGCGGCGCTGGCCGAGATCGACGCCCTCCCGGTCGGAGCCGCCGCGCGCGGCGATCTCACGGCCCTCGCGCATCGCATCGCCCACAGGCAGACCTGAGACGCAGCCATGACCGCCACCAGACACGTCGTCATCATCGGCGCCGGCCTCGCCGGGCTGGCCGCCGCCGCCCGTCTGCGGGGCCGCGGCCACCAGGTGACCGTCCTCGAATCCGCCGCCGTCCCGGGCGGGCTGGTCCGCACCGAGGAGATCGACGGACACCGCTTCGACACCGGCGCCACCCTGCTCACCATGCCGGGCCTGATCGTCGACGCCCTCGCCGAGCTCGGCATCGACCGCGCCGAGGCGCTGGCGAGGCTGTCACTGACGCCCGTCGATCCGGGCTACGTGATGAACTACGCGGACGGGTCCGTCCTCGCGCTGCCGCACGACGCAGCCGCGATCCCCGCCGCCGTCGCCCGCGCCTTCGGCCCGGACACCGCACGCGGCACCGCCGACCTGCTCGAGTGGCTGCGCGCGGTGTACGACGCCGAGTACGGGGTCTTCATCGACCGCAACTTCGGCGGTATCGGCG
The nucleotide sequence above comes from Gordonia sp. PP30. Encoded proteins:
- the metF gene encoding methylenetetrahydrofolate reductase [NAD(P)H], with the protein product MSDVSADAFAPSTVVERLAAPHDGPVPFSVEFFPPRTEADEARLWHAVRVFERMDPAFVSLTYGAGGSTRDRTVRIAGDLATSTTLTTVAHLTAVNHSLDELRGLVGAYADKGITNLLALRGDPPGDPLGEWVRHPEGVSYASELVELIGSLGDFHIGVASFPEGHHRAPNLAADTGNLIRKLRSGAEYSVTQIFFDVDDYLRLRDRVVAADPEQGAKPIIPGIMPITSLATVRRMVELSGSVLPQRVAERLAAAAGDGPEEDRAAVREVGIDLCTEMAQRLVAEGAPCLHFCSLNFTRATSEVLERIGIDTRGALTPA
- a CDS encoding polyprenyl synthetase family protein → MLSQQQVPGAVEEVLRDFFATSAAALDEISPVVADAGSVLADFVLGGGKRIRPLFVHAGWHCGLTECPPSGRPAPDRQRAESEPLVVRTGAAIELIQACALVHDDILDRSDTRRGRPTVHRRFAERHRDRAWSGDDDHYGASAAILLGDLALAWADDLVHGYRPVPGAVAGDPLPPRAAGLWSLMRTEVLGGQLLDITNEVSGDESVDAAYRVMEYKTAAYTIARPLEIGAALGRSTGETAAALRRIGTGLGLAFQLRDDVLGAFGDPAQTGKPSGDDLVAGKRTVLVALALAGAPAADADVLRGLLGRRIDAAELATARTILTGSGALAAVEQQIDDHLTAALAEIDALPVGAAARGDLTALAHRIAHRQT